Proteins from a genomic interval of Lysobacter arenosi:
- a CDS encoding hemerythrin domain-containing protein, whose protein sequence is MTRDILKTLKTEHDELRGLFAELKETTDRGVKKREGLLEKIEEALIPHAKWEEKVFYPAFKERADREGLQTLAEAISEHHAVENSVIPEVHAADPSTPEFAGRTKVFGEFVDHHAKEEEKTMFKMAREMFSANELAQFDEQYEDWKQSDAASALIAMEKTKAGVKGAVKAMAQ, encoded by the coding sequence ATGACACGCGACATTCTTAAGACCCTCAAGACCGAGCATGACGAACTGCGCGGGCTTTTCGCGGAACTGAAAGAGACCACTGATCGTGGCGTCAAGAAGCGGGAAGGCCTGCTGGAGAAGATTGAAGAGGCCCTCATTCCGCACGCGAAGTGGGAGGAAAAGGTCTTCTATCCGGCGTTCAAGGAGCGCGCAGACCGTGAAGGTCTGCAGACGCTGGCAGAGGCGATCTCGGAGCATCACGCTGTTGAGAACTCGGTGATTCCGGAGGTGCACGCCGCCGATCCGAGTACTCCGGAGTTCGCTGGACGGACCAAGGTCTTTGGTGAGTTCGTCGATCACCATGCCAAGGAAGAGGAGAAGACGATGTTTAAGATGGCGCGGGAGATGTTCTCCGCGAACGAACTCGCCCAGTTCGATGAGCAGTACGAAGACTGGAAGCAGTCCGACGCTGCCAGTGCTCTCATAGCAATGGAAAAGACCAAAGCAGGTGTCAAGGGCGCGGTTAAGGCAATGGCCCAGTGA
- a CDS encoding cation:proton antiporter: MRFALTSEAGFNDGLAFPFVWLAVALALDAAGEPMDWGRWLALDVLWRVLGGIGIGAAVGYGLMHLIFRSERAPNLSTSSDGLTALAITLIVYGVAELCHTYGFLAVFVGALVVRQLEHDHEYHATLDLFAQQCEKLLTALLLLLLGGAVAGGILRGLGWREITFAAIFVLGVRPLAGWLALLGTALTRRERWAIAIFGVRGIGSLYYLAFAFNHAQFEGTQALWSVVALVVLLSILLHGVSAGWVMDMLDRIRNRRARRPPQARSN; encoded by the coding sequence GTGCGCTTTGCGCTCACGTCCGAAGCTGGGTTCAATGACGGTCTGGCCTTCCCGTTCGTGTGGCTCGCGGTGGCCCTGGCTCTGGATGCAGCAGGCGAACCGATGGACTGGGGCCGGTGGCTGGCGCTGGACGTGCTATGGCGGGTGCTCGGTGGCATCGGCATCGGCGCGGCGGTGGGTTACGGTCTAATGCACCTGATCTTCCGCAGCGAACGCGCTCCGAACTTGTCCACGAGCAGCGACGGCCTAACCGCGCTTGCCATCACTTTGATCGTCTATGGCGTGGCCGAGTTGTGCCATACCTATGGTTTTCTGGCGGTCTTCGTCGGCGCGCTGGTGGTGCGTCAGCTCGAGCACGACCACGAGTACCACGCCACCTTGGATCTCTTCGCGCAACAGTGCGAGAAGCTGCTGACTGCATTGCTGCTGCTACTGCTGGGCGGGGCGGTTGCGGGAGGAATACTGCGGGGATTAGGCTGGCGAGAAATCACCTTTGCAGCAATCTTCGTTCTGGGTGTGCGCCCCCTGGCTGGTTGGCTCGCCCTGCTGGGCACCGCGTTGACGCGCCGCGAGCGCTGGGCCATTGCCATCTTCGGTGTACGCGGGATTGGCTCGTTGTATTACCTGGCATTCGCCTTTAACCATGCGCAATTCGAGGGCACGCAAGCCCTGTGGTCAGTGGTGGCGCTGGTAGTGCTGCTGTCGATCCTGCTACATGGAGTCAGCGCAGGCTGGGTCATGGACATGCTCGACCGCATACGGAACCGCCGCGCACGCCGACCGCCACAGGCCAGGAGCAATTGA
- a CDS encoding DUF6491 family protein — translation MKALVFACLAALFASGCASQSRISDADKLQLYRAHAGAPVPNFQYFGRLDGWTPLGETALAVWTKPSEVYLLELKNTCQDLDFAQAITVTNQFGRVYQNFDKVIVLGQGANQIPCWIKEIRPVDAKALKQAESEKRAAQVAEREKT, via the coding sequence ATGAAAGCCCTTGTCTTCGCTTGCCTGGCCGCGCTGTTCGCCAGCGGCTGCGCCAGCCAGTCGCGCATAAGCGATGCCGACAAGTTGCAGCTGTACCGCGCCCATGCCGGTGCGCCGGTTCCGAACTTCCAGTACTTCGGTCGCCTCGATGGCTGGACGCCCCTGGGCGAGACCGCGCTGGCGGTGTGGACCAAGCCCAGCGAGGTCTACCTGCTCGAACTCAAGAACACCTGCCAGGACCTGGATTTCGCCCAGGCCATCACCGTGACCAACCAGTTCGGGCGGGTCTACCAGAACTTCGACAAGGTCATCGTGCTGGGGCAGGGCGCCAACCAGATCCCGTGCTGGATCAAGGAAATCCGTCCGGTCGACGCCAAGGCGCTGAAGCAGGCCGAAAGCGAGAAGCGCGCCGCGCAGGTCGCCGAGCGCGAGAAAACCTGA
- a CDS encoding oxidative damage protection protein, whose amino-acid sequence MPRTVYCEYEKRETEGLDYVPWPGELGKRIFAHIGKPAWAAWLAHQTMLINENRLSPLDPKHRAFLEGEMEKFLFGGDAAKPAGYVAPEA is encoded by the coding sequence ATGCCCCGCACCGTCTACTGCGAATACGAAAAGCGCGAAACCGAAGGCCTGGACTACGTGCCGTGGCCGGGTGAGCTGGGCAAGCGCATCTTCGCCCACATCGGCAAACCCGCCTGGGCGGCGTGGCTGGCGCACCAGACCATGCTTATCAACGAGAACCGGCTGTCGCCGCTCGACCCCAAGCACCGCGCCTTCCTCGAAGGCGAGATGGAGAAGTTCCTGTTCGGCGGCGACGCGGCCAAACCCGCGGGCTACGTCGCCCCGGAAGCCTGA
- the mutY gene encoding A/G-specific adenine glycosylase: MSTTTSVDPFATRLLAWFDVSGRHDLPWQHPRSPYRVWLSEIMLQQTQVKTAAPYFERFVAALPTLRDLAAAPLDDVLALWSGLGYYARARNLHAAAKRCVELHDGDLPRDLDALTALPGIGRSTAAAIASQAWGERCAILDGNVKRVLTRYHGIDGYPGLPAVEKKLWSLAEDHVARAELPPLRMADYTQAQMDLGATLCTRADPACVLCPMQDDCVARREGRVADLPTPKPGKTPPQKYAHVLWAEDSDGRILLQRRPPSGIWASLWTLPQAEDDTLAQDWFQQHLTGEFSHAQKLPAIDHAFSHYKLQLQPLRWRGTALRGRIGDNDDLRWVAREELGAIGIPAPIRKLLEASAREP, encoded by the coding sequence GTGAGCACCACGACATCCGTGGACCCGTTCGCCACGCGCCTGCTTGCCTGGTTCGACGTCAGTGGTCGCCATGACCTGCCCTGGCAGCACCCACGCTCGCCGTATCGGGTGTGGCTGTCGGAGATCATGCTGCAGCAGACCCAGGTCAAGACCGCCGCGCCCTACTTCGAGCGTTTCGTCGCGGCGCTGCCAACCCTGCGCGACCTCGCCGCCGCGCCGCTCGACGACGTGCTCGCGCTGTGGTCGGGCCTGGGCTATTACGCCCGCGCACGCAATCTGCACGCCGCGGCCAAGCGCTGCGTCGAACTGCACGACGGCGACCTGCCGCGCGATCTCGACGCACTCACCGCCCTGCCCGGCATCGGCCGCAGCACCGCGGCGGCGATCGCGTCGCAGGCGTGGGGCGAGCGTTGCGCGATCCTCGACGGCAACGTCAAGCGCGTGCTCACGCGCTACCACGGCATTGACGGTTATCCCGGCCTGCCCGCAGTCGAAAAGAAACTCTGGTCGCTGGCCGAGGACCATGTCGCCCGCGCGGAGTTGCCGCCGCTGCGGATGGCCGACTACACCCAGGCGCAGATGGACCTGGGCGCAACACTCTGCACGCGCGCCGACCCGGCCTGCGTGTTGTGCCCGATGCAGGACGACTGCGTCGCCCGCCGCGAAGGCCGCGTCGCTGACCTGCCCACGCCCAAGCCCGGCAAGACACCGCCGCAGAAGTACGCGCATGTTCTGTGGGCCGAAGACAGTGACGGTCGCATCCTGTTGCAGCGGCGACCGCCGAGCGGCATCTGGGCATCGCTGTGGACCCTGCCGCAGGCCGAGGACGACACGCTGGCGCAGGACTGGTTCCAGCAGCACCTCACGGGCGAGTTCTCACACGCACAGAAGCTGCCCGCCATCGACCACGCCTTCAGCCACTACAAGCTGCAACTGCAGCCGCTGCGCTGGCGCGGTACCGCGCTGCGCGGCCGGATCGGCGACAATGACGACCTGCGCTGGGTCGCACGCGAGGAACTCGGCGCGATCGGCATTCCAGCACCGATCCGCAAACTGCTGGAAGCCAGCGCCCGGGAACCCTGA
- the ftsY gene encoding signal recognition particle-docking protein FtsY, translated as MLSFFRRKKPQTPAEAAKPGTSEGAYSTEELAAAFPAPLEAEATDAEPVVEPPQPEHREPEPVPAEIIAAALDVEPVQTQAAEPEPQLSLPPEAALATHPIVAPAAPGKTGWRERLRGSSFARSFSGLFSRNPKLDDDLLDEIETALITADVGVGATTELIESLRKRMKAREFADARALLAALRADLLAMLLPVAQPLQIDTNAKPFVLLTVGVNGVGKTTTIGKLAKRFKDENRPLMLAAGDTFRAAAVAQLQAWGDRNGVPVVAQGQNADAASVAFDALQAAKARGTQVLIADTAGRLHTQQGLMAELGKIKRVIQKIDVNAPHEVLMVIDGTTGQNALSQLRQFHAAVGVTGLVVTKLDGTAKGGVVFALAREFGIPIRFAGIGERPEDLRVFDAEAFVDALLPGSLGA; from the coding sequence ATGCTCAGTTTTTTCCGCCGCAAGAAACCCCAGACTCCAGCCGAAGCGGCAAAGCCGGGCACAAGCGAGGGCGCGTACAGCACCGAGGAACTTGCCGCGGCTTTCCCGGCACCGCTCGAAGCCGAGGCGACTGACGCCGAACCGGTCGTCGAGCCGCCGCAGCCCGAGCACCGCGAACCCGAGCCGGTACCCGCCGAGATCATCGCCGCCGCACTCGACGTCGAGCCGGTCCAGACCCAAGCCGCCGAGCCGGAACCGCAACTTTCGCTTCCGCCCGAAGCCGCCCTCGCCACCCATCCCATCGTCGCCCCTGCCGCGCCGGGCAAGACCGGCTGGCGCGAGCGCCTGCGCGGCAGCAGCTTCGCGCGCAGCTTCAGCGGCCTGTTCTCGCGCAATCCCAAGCTCGACGACGACCTGCTCGACGAGATCGAGACCGCGCTGATCACCGCCGACGTCGGCGTCGGCGCGACCACCGAGCTGATCGAATCGCTGCGCAAGCGCATGAAGGCGCGCGAGTTCGCCGATGCCCGCGCATTGCTGGCCGCGTTGCGCGCGGACCTGCTGGCGATGCTGCTTCCGGTCGCGCAGCCACTGCAGATCGACACCAACGCCAAGCCCTTCGTGCTGCTCACCGTCGGCGTCAACGGCGTCGGCAAGACCACCACGATCGGCAAGCTCGCCAAGCGCTTCAAGGACGAGAACCGCCCGCTGATGCTCGCCGCCGGCGACACCTTCCGCGCCGCCGCCGTCGCCCAGCTGCAGGCCTGGGGCGATCGCAACGGCGTGCCGGTCGTCGCCCAGGGCCAAAACGCCGACGCTGCGTCGGTGGCCTTCGATGCCCTGCAGGCCGCCAAGGCGCGCGGCACGCAGGTGCTGATCGCCGACACCGCCGGCCGCCTGCACACCCAGCAGGGCCTGATGGCCGAATTGGGCAAGATCAAGCGTGTGATCCAGAAGATCGACGTCAACGCACCGCACGAGGTCTTGATGGTGATCGACGGCACCACCGGCCAGAACGCCCTCTCCCAGTTGCGCCAGTTCCATGCCGCGGTTGGCGTAACGGGCCTGGTCGTGACCAAGCTCGACGGCACCGCCAAGGGTGGCGTGGTGTTCGCGCTCGCTCGCGAGTTCGGCATTCCGATCCGTTTCGCCGGAATCGGTGAGCGTCCGGAAGACCTGCGCGTGTTCGATGCCGAGGCCTTCGTCGACGCCCTGCTGCCGGGTTCGCTCGGCGCCTGA
- the rsmD gene encoding 16S rRNA (guanine(966)-N(2))-methyltransferase RsmD, which translates to MNKPPRRLPGTVAMPATAAAGKVRLIGGRWRGTRLTVPAVDGLRPTSDRVRETLFNWLMPMLPGARVLDVFAGSGALGMEALSRGAASAVLVERDAGLANALRELAARLPGGEAATVVQGDALSWLAGQAGAGFDLAFLDPPFAAGLWDKALPLVVATLGPDAWLYVEAPHDAAPQLPPDWRLHREGRTREVRFALYKRS; encoded by the coding sequence ATGAACAAACCGCCCCGACGCCTTCCCGGCACCGTCGCGATGCCGGCCACTGCGGCCGCGGGCAAGGTGCGCCTGATCGGTGGACGCTGGCGCGGCACGCGCCTGACCGTGCCCGCTGTCGACGGTCTGCGGCCAACCTCGGACCGCGTCCGCGAGACCCTGTTCAACTGGTTGATGCCGATGCTGCCCGGCGCCCGCGTCCTTGATGTGTTCGCCGGCAGTGGCGCGCTGGGCATGGAGGCGCTTTCGCGCGGTGCCGCCAGCGCGGTGCTGGTCGAGCGCGACGCGGGCCTGGCCAATGCCCTGCGCGAACTGGCCGCGCGCCTGCCCGGCGGGGAGGCAGCGACGGTCGTCCAGGGCGACGCGCTGTCCTGGCTGGCGGGGCAGGCCGGGGCGGGTTTCGACCTGGCGTTCCTGGATCCGCCTTTCGCCGCCGGCCTGTGGGACAAGGCGTTGCCGCTGGTCGTGGCCACGCTCGGGCCCGACGCCTGGCTGTACGTCGAGGCACCGCATGACGCAGCGCCGCAATTGCCGCCGGACTGGCGCCTGCACCGCGAGGGGCGGACGCGGGAGGTGCGTTTTGCCCTCTACAAGCGGAGTTAG
- the coaD gene encoding pantetheine-phosphate adenylyltransferase has product MTVARNRIAVYPGTFDPITNGHIDLVDRAAPLFERLIIGVAESPGKSPALPLDLRVELARKAVAHHANVEVRGFDSLLAHFVDQVGGGVLLRGLRAVSDFEYEFQLASMNRHLIPEVETLFLTPAEQYGFISSSLVREISRLGGDVSGFVPPAVAAALQAQWQRNHR; this is encoded by the coding sequence ATGACCGTGGCCCGAAACCGAATCGCCGTATACCCCGGCACCTTCGACCCGATCACCAACGGCCATATCGACCTGGTCGACCGCGCAGCGCCGCTGTTCGAGCGGCTGATCATCGGTGTCGCCGAAAGCCCGGGGAAGAGCCCGGCGCTGCCACTGGACCTGCGGGTCGAGCTGGCGCGCAAGGCGGTCGCCCATCACGCCAATGTCGAGGTCCGCGGATTCGACAGCCTGCTGGCGCACTTCGTCGACCAGGTCGGCGGTGGCGTGCTGCTGCGCGGGCTGCGCGCGGTGTCGGACTTCGAGTACGAGTTCCAGCTGGCCAGCATGAACCGCCACCTGATACCGGAAGTCGAGACGCTGTTCCTGACACCTGCCGAGCAGTACGGCTTCATTTCCTCTTCGCTGGTGCGCGAGATCTCCCGCCTGGGCGGCGATGTCTCGGGTTTCGTGCCGCCGGCGGTAGCCGCAGCGTTGCAGGCGCAATGGCAACGCAACCACCGTTGA
- a CDS encoding YfhL family 4Fe-4S dicluster ferredoxin, translated as MSLKINELCVNCDVCEPACPNQAISQGETIYVIDPARCTECVGHFDEPQCVVVCPVECIDPDADHPETNEQLLAKLARLQQELK; from the coding sequence ATGTCCCTCAAGATCAACGAGCTCTGCGTCAACTGCGATGTCTGCGAACCGGCCTGTCCGAACCAGGCGATTTCGCAGGGCGAGACCATCTACGTGATCGATCCGGCGCGCTGCACCGAATGCGTCGGCCATTTCGACGAACCCCAATGCGTGGTCGTCTGTCCCGTCGAGTGCATCGACCCCGACGCGGACCACCCCGAAACCAACGAACAGTTGCTGGCCAAGCTCGCGCGCCTGCAGCAGGAGCTGAAATGA
- the ggt gene encoding gamma-glutamyltransferase: MRQALRALVSASVLSAGLLLTATLPLHAAQKAARPAGHPPGVAIASAHALATDAGMEMIRAGGNAFDAAVAVSATLAVVEPISSGIGGGGFFLLHDAKSGKDVFVDARETAVAASTPAAYLDDKGELNRDRATNGPWSAGIPGLPAALVHVSGKYGRLPLKTTLAPAIRIAREGFEVYPRLERGYGSRREVMERYRGTREVFLADGSPLKAGEILKQPDLARTLELLADKGFDGFYHGEVAAKLLAAVKEEGGQWRADELAGYRVKEREPLHFQYRDWTVTTAPPPSSGGVALAEMLQMLSGWDLSKLDQAHRTHLITEAMRRAFRDRTIYLGDPDFVKMPLARLTSVDYAAGLRATIHPEKATPSDLLPGQPAPLEDDETTHFSIIDAAGNRVSTTQTVNLLYGSGMVAPGTGVLLNNEMDDFALRPGTPNAFGVMGFAANAPAAGKRMLSSMTPSFIESKDKLAVIGAPGGSRIITEVLLGILGYDAGLGAQEVAALPRIHHQWMPDVISAEKGTLDAQTVTALEAMGHKVNAGENTWGNLQTVSWDKRSNVLEAGTDPRNPVGKGAVEGR; this comes from the coding sequence ATGCGTCAAGCGTTGCGTGCGCTGGTGAGCGCCAGTGTGTTGTCCGCCGGTCTCCTGCTCACCGCGACGCTGCCGCTTCACGCAGCGCAGAAAGCCGCCAGGCCTGCCGGCCATCCGCCGGGCGTCGCGATCGCCAGTGCCCACGCGCTGGCCACCGATGCCGGCATGGAGATGATCCGCGCCGGCGGCAACGCCTTCGATGCCGCGGTCGCGGTGTCGGCAACGCTGGCAGTGGTCGAGCCGATCAGCTCGGGCATCGGCGGCGGCGGCTTCTTCCTGCTGCACGATGCGAAGAGTGGCAAGGATGTCTTCGTCGATGCGCGCGAGACCGCAGTCGCCGCGTCGACGCCAGCGGCGTACCTCGACGACAAGGGCGAGCTCAACCGCGACCGCGCCACCAATGGCCCGTGGTCGGCCGGCATCCCGGGCCTGCCTGCGGCGCTGGTGCATGTCTCGGGCAAGTACGGCCGGTTGCCGCTGAAGACGACGCTGGCGCCTGCGATCCGCATCGCGCGCGAAGGCTTCGAGGTCTATCCGCGCCTGGAACGTGGTTACGGCAGTCGTCGCGAGGTCATGGAGCGTTACCGCGGCACGCGCGAGGTGTTCCTTGCCGACGGCAGCCCGCTCAAGGCCGGCGAGATCCTCAAGCAGCCGGACCTGGCCCGCACGCTGGAGCTGCTGGCCGACAAGGGCTTCGATGGCTTCTATCACGGCGAAGTCGCCGCCAAGTTGCTGGCCGCGGTGAAGGAAGAAGGCGGGCAATGGCGCGCCGACGAGCTGGCGGGCTATCGCGTCAAGGAACGCGAGCCGCTGCACTTCCAGTACCGCGACTGGACCGTCACCACCGCGCCGCCGCCGTCGTCGGGTGGCGTGGCGCTGGCGGAGATGCTGCAGATGCTGTCGGGCTGGGACCTGTCCAAGCTCGACCAGGCGCATCGCACCCACCTGATCACCGAGGCGATGCGTCGCGCCTTCCGCGACCGCACGATCTACCTGGGCGATCCGGACTTCGTGAAGATGCCGCTGGCGCGACTGACCAGTGTCGATTACGCCGCCGGGTTGCGCGCGACGATCCACCCGGAGAAGGCCACGCCCAGCGATCTGCTGCCGGGCCAGCCGGCACCGCTGGAAGACGACGAAACCACGCACTTCTCGATCATCGATGCCGCCGGCAATCGCGTATCGACCACGCAGACCGTGAACCTGCTCTATGGCTCGGGCATGGTCGCGCCGGGTACGGGTGTGCTGCTCAACAACGAGATGGACGACTTCGCCCTGCGTCCGGGCACGCCCAACGCGTTCGGTGTGATGGGCTTTGCCGCCAACGCGCCGGCAGCGGGCAAGCGCATGCTCAGCTCGATGACGCCGAGCTTCATCGAATCCAAGGACAAGCTGGCCGTGATCGGCGCACCCGGTGGCAGCCGCATCATCACCGAAGTGCTGCTGGGCATCCTCGGCTACGACGCCGGCCTGGGCGCGCAGGAAGTTGCCGCACTGCCGCGCATCCACCACCAGTGGATGCCGGACGTGATTTCCGCCGAGAAGGGCACGCTGGACGCGCAGACGGTGACGGCGCTGGAAGCGATGGGGCACAAGGTCAATGCCGGCGAAAACACCTGGGGCAACCTGCAGACGGTGTCCTGGGACAAGCGCAGCAACGTGCTCGAAGCCGGCACGGACCCGCGCAACCCGGTAGGCAAGGGTGCCGTAGAGGGGCGCTGA
- a CDS encoding MBL fold metallo-hydrolase, which translates to MKLWSILGNSQKLDGGAMFGNAPRAMWAKWSAPDEQNRIELACRALLASPLAGKTVLFETGIGAFFEPKLRERYGVVEDQHVLVQSLAAAGFAPEDVDVVVLSHLHFDHAGGLLAPWKEGEAPKLLFPNATYVVGREHYERALNPHPRDRASFIPELPGLLEATGRLELVDGEYSRTLGKTVRFHYSDGHTPGLMLAEIVGPDQVDGETHGGVVFCADLIPGRPWVHVPITMGYDRNAELLIDEKKAFLADKLRRNVHLFFTHDPQCALAQVTQDDKGKFGTTHEVAELQARALGA; encoded by the coding sequence ATGAAACTCTGGTCAATTCTCGGCAACAGCCAGAAGCTCGATGGCGGTGCGATGTTCGGCAATGCGCCGCGCGCGATGTGGGCCAAATGGTCCGCGCCCGACGAGCAAAACCGCATCGAACTGGCCTGCCGCGCGCTGCTCGCCAGCCCGCTTGCCGGCAAGACCGTGCTGTTCGAAACCGGCATCGGTGCGTTCTTCGAGCCGAAGCTGCGCGAGCGCTACGGCGTAGTCGAAGACCAGCACGTGCTGGTGCAGTCGCTGGCAGCGGCAGGCTTCGCCCCGGAAGATGTCGATGTGGTGGTGCTGTCGCACCTGCACTTCGATCATGCCGGCGGTCTGCTCGCGCCGTGGAAGGAAGGCGAGGCGCCGAAGCTGCTGTTCCCGAACGCGACCTATGTCGTCGGTCGCGAGCATTACGAGCGCGCGCTGAACCCGCATCCGCGCGATCGCGCGAGCTTCATTCCGGAACTGCCCGGCCTGCTCGAAGCGACCGGTCGTCTCGAACTGGTCGATGGCGAGTACTCGCGCACGCTCGGCAAGACGGTGCGCTTCCACTACAGCGACGGCCATACGCCGGGACTGATGCTGGCCGAGATCGTCGGCCCCGACCAGGTCGACGGCGAGACGCACGGCGGCGTGGTGTTCTGCGCCGACCTGATCCCGGGACGGCCGTGGGTGCATGTGCCGATCACGATGGGTTACGACCGCAACGCCGAGTTGCTGATCGACGAGAAGAAGGCCTTCCTCGCCGACAAGCTGCGTCGCAACGTCCATCTGTTCTTCACCCACGATCCGCAGTGCGCGCTGGCGCAGGTCACCCAGGACGACAAGGGCAAATTCGGCACGACCCACGAGGTGGCCGAACTGCAGGCGAGGGCGCTGGGCGCATGA
- a CDS encoding TMEM43 family protein, whose product MTRPGATAWLSLACALAMGAACCGKAWAQPAVVDDSLDPPQAGKALRDRDFGVGTRGFGLDRRVEMYQWRADRDAYTRVWNTAAIDSSHFAPGHANPKKLPLDNRRWWSDDATLEGKPIDLAVLQTLGQWRVFRPNFSRLPANLAASFQPEGDGLGSAENPLDPQIGDIRITWRELSLPPLEGKVELRGDRWVLSPEAAAQALSAERASTVVELPPGTDQRLLPWLLGAAAMLLVAALVWRRVRRRRG is encoded by the coding sequence ATGACGCGGCCCGGAGCGACAGCCTGGCTGTCGCTGGCCTGCGCGCTGGCCATGGGCGCAGCGTGCTGCGGCAAGGCATGGGCACAGCCTGCGGTCGTCGATGATTCGCTCGATCCACCACAAGCCGGAAAGGCACTGCGCGACCGCGATTTCGGCGTTGGCACGCGCGGCTTTGGCCTGGATCGCAGGGTCGAGATGTATCAGTGGCGTGCCGACCGCGACGCCTACACGCGCGTGTGGAACACGGCTGCGATCGACTCGTCGCACTTCGCGCCGGGGCACGCCAATCCGAAGAAGCTGCCGTTGGACAACCGACGCTGGTGGTCCGACGACGCGACGCTGGAAGGCAAGCCGATCGACCTGGCGGTGCTGCAGACGCTGGGCCAATGGCGCGTGTTCCGACCCAACTTCTCGCGCCTGCCGGCGAACCTGGCGGCGTCGTTCCAGCCCGAAGGCGACGGCCTGGGCAGTGCCGAGAATCCGCTCGATCCGCAGATCGGCGACATCCGCATCACCTGGCGCGAGCTGAGCCTGCCGCCGCTGGAAGGCAAGGTGGAACTTCGCGGTGATCGCTGGGTGCTGTCGCCGGAAGCCGCCGCGCAGGCATTGAGTGCGGAGCGCGCATCGACGGTCGTGGAATTGCCGCCGGGGACGGACCAGCGGCTGTTGCCGTGGTTGCTGGGCGCGGCGGCGATGCTGCTCGTCGCTGCGCTGGTGTGGCGGCGCGTGCGACGCAGGCGCGGCTAG
- the upp gene encoding uracil phosphoribosyltransferase yields MKIIEVRHPLVQHKLGLMRLAGISTKEFRELASEVATLLTYEATADLETEEVMVEGWAGPVKTRRIKGAKVTLVPILRAGLGMLPGVLELIPAAKVGVVGLQRDERTLEPVGYYEKLTGRMDERTALILDPMLATGGTLVATVDMLKAAGCKRIKGLFLVAAPEGLRVLESRHPDVEVYTASIDDRLNDVGYILPGLGDAGDKIFGTRHNG; encoded by the coding sequence ATGAAGATCATCGAAGTCCGCCACCCGCTGGTGCAGCACAAGCTGGGCCTGATGCGCCTGGCCGGCATCAGCACCAAGGAATTCCGCGAGCTCGCGTCCGAAGTGGCCACGTTGCTCACCTACGAGGCCACCGCCGACCTGGAGACCGAGGAGGTCATGGTCGAAGGCTGGGCCGGGCCGGTGAAGACGCGCCGCATCAAGGGCGCGAAGGTGACCCTGGTGCCGATCCTGCGCGCCGGGCTGGGCATGCTGCCAGGCGTGCTCGAGCTGATCCCCGCCGCCAAGGTCGGCGTGGTCGGCCTGCAGCGCGACGAGCGCACGCTGGAGCCGGTCGGCTACTACGAAAAACTCACCGGTCGCATGGACGAACGCACCGCGCTGATCCTCGATCCAATGCTGGCCACCGGCGGCACGCTGGTCGCCACCGTCGACATGCTCAAGGCGGCAGGCTGCAAGCGCATCAAGGGACTGTTCCTGGTCGCGGCGCCGGAAGGGCTGCGCGTGCTCGAAAGCCGCCACCCGGACGTCGAGGTGTACACCGCCTCGATCGACGACCGCCTCAACGACGTCGGCTACATCCTGCCGGGCCTGGGCGACGCCGGCGACAAGATCTTCGGCACGCGGCACAACGGCTGA